Proteins found in one Janthinobacterium lividum genomic segment:
- a CDS encoding type I polyketide synthase produces MTEANKDLLLQSIKTIRQLSDKLAAYEQREQCDIAIIGIACRFPGGVDGVHSYWDLLSAGRSGVAEVGQERWSNRQFVDPDYAATGKLVTPYAGMLEKIYDFDAEFFGMSAIEAENLDPQQRLLLEQSWLALEDAGIEIGRLRGSDTGVFVGIGSQDYGMALLADAQHANAYVASGNSPSMAAGRLSYFYDFTGPSMSIDTACSSSLVAVHEACRKLRQGDCGMALAAGVNALLTPHTGMNLSRARMLTTQRDCHVFDARADGYVRSEGCAVLVLKRLHDALADGDRIHALIKSVAINHDGHSSGLTVPNGSAQEAVIRAALRQAGLAPGDISYVEAHGTGTRLGDPIEARALAAVFGEGHDVGHPLQVGAVKANLGHLEAAAGIAGLIKAALVVGHGEAPPQPGFEQLNPKIDWNHEVFRIARQHTPLAGRSDGPLCAGVSSFGFSGTNAHAIVAAPPMQPAPPIDAGMPDNEFVLALSAKSPRALQLHVEDTISYLRTQPATALAAISHTSTQRRVPLGERIAVTGRSADGLAHALRSGMAARDSARRRSRIVLFLSCHDDPGCLEGLAGQTLMAGSGTRPLSSCAEAHRGLLALLSSFGVFPGQVILQGIEAAHVRAWLTGVPAPAGLPYFTGDEGLVLVDADVGLSPDPAKDRSTDPITACQQVMVDAVVLGQCTPPLALPPSAELQVLGSPAQLRRALAVLFTCGADIAWSALQQQGQAVAVDFPRRRFERKTFKSQSIAMLLNSNGCHEERIHPLVRSKILQPDGKVAYALDLSVPWLDFIDQHKVQGRRLLPGSLLIDLIRRLAGDVLGGIVPTLAAVGFHHPVDIDLPRRDYLLVVQPGKEGVEAVMWSRELDTPELSWIRHASATCLPEIDRAAPADVVPADGLRKLDLTVLYTRLQASGVELGKDFRCVKELRMADDQLEGQLALDEASSFDPLARMAILLDGCFQSSAVGSGAEGIYLLAAIGEVSLAERLPSALRVRLLRKESADGYRFDIVVADVMERPLGSLTDVFFKRLPGTSLTNGPIAPSCFYAQRWQLTSWPLPPVLVRRPDFVTLPELLGRCEPSATWGQRYGLADYNAYRQRVEQACEAVISEVLGALGWRAEDASPQVAMERCGIVPAQRRLFEHLSGTLARVDRSGDAAPEAQFVALLENYPRYRSETQFLQRCTTALAEVLTGKRDPLDVLFGGASMTGSEAVYIESPISLALNGQLAQVTATLGKDRPLRILEIGAGTGGTSRCVLDALRDTRVETYCYTDISPLFLERARGMFGKHAFIEYRLLDIEQPVAGQHVDPGTFDIVIAANVLHATRLIGQTLRNVRDLLAPGGYLLLRECTQAQLSADLSFGMTEGWWRFEDSLLRPDYPVLRHDQWEQQLSAQGFDAVCSLLPDALSAESLIVAQAGRSARAERWLVIHDGQGRECVELLEHQGMACIDLSWHAALAPDSVPLDVSFDYLVCFPGTAGAANADLVPAAQEIYESMIAFCRQWLGSEATRQARMWCVTTHAERVDDSDRLAGLAQSVMTGVLKCAALEYPGRIGGAVDLQGEAGDIARVLAHIRQPGSLRYLAVRGGLPYVPKLLPMTRYQQTLSPADVMPVSLADGTVLITGGLGGIGYALARALAPRVDALILVGRRIGGEAQQARLQALRGLGARVEAVQADVADPVQVAALFARLHAGNLPIDHLVHAAGVGGDRLLSDSERGDLCEVVDAKLAATWYLHIQAPRELKSFLVLTTMVGLWGAKQKAHYVLANHFADRVVQLRRAQGLAASLVQLGPVDSGMLEAEGKNAALRVGVRSFDVNQLATLLSEPLPLAESALLDIDWARLKTIYRSSWLEGFFDQVGTGASARPVRDQHVATDFLGEYAALPPAQREAFLERQLFELLGGLLGIGGDIASYLHTGFHDLGMDSLLTMSFAEKLSAHTGQTVSSVDIFDNANLARLRGWLASRLRQGGGEPATNEKAVPAAQPPQCSGEVNPKDIEAELRAMQALLEDI; encoded by the coding sequence ATGACCGAAGCGAACAAGGACCTGTTACTACAGTCGATCAAGACGATCCGGCAGTTGAGTGATAAGTTGGCCGCCTACGAGCAGCGAGAGCAGTGCGACATCGCAATTATTGGCATCGCTTGTCGTTTTCCAGGCGGCGTCGATGGCGTGCATTCCTACTGGGATTTGCTTAGTGCTGGCCGCAGCGGTGTCGCCGAAGTTGGCCAGGAGCGCTGGAGCAATCGGCAATTCGTCGATCCGGACTACGCCGCAACAGGCAAACTGGTCACGCCCTATGCGGGCATGTTGGAGAAGATCTACGATTTCGACGCCGAGTTCTTCGGCATGTCGGCGATCGAGGCGGAGAACCTTGATCCACAGCAGCGCTTGCTGCTCGAGCAAAGCTGGTTGGCGCTAGAAGATGCAGGCATCGAGATCGGACGTTTGCGCGGCAGCGATACCGGCGTCTTTGTTGGTATCGGCAGTCAGGATTACGGCATGGCCTTGCTGGCGGACGCACAGCATGCGAATGCCTATGTGGCCTCCGGTAACTCGCCCAGCATGGCTGCCGGCCGTTTGTCGTATTTCTACGACTTCACCGGCCCTTCCATGTCTATCGACACCGCTTGCTCGTCCTCGCTGGTGGCGGTGCACGAAGCCTGCCGCAAGTTGCGACAAGGCGACTGCGGGATGGCGCTTGCCGCTGGCGTGAACGCGCTGCTGACACCGCACACGGGGATGAATTTGTCGCGCGCGCGCATGCTGACCACCCAACGCGATTGCCATGTGTTCGACGCGCGTGCCGACGGCTATGTGCGCAGCGAAGGCTGTGCCGTGCTGGTACTCAAGCGACTGCACGACGCGCTTGCCGATGGCGATCGAATTCATGCGCTTATCAAGAGCGTGGCGATTAACCACGACGGCCACAGCAGCGGCCTGACTGTGCCCAACGGCTCGGCCCAGGAAGCGGTGATCCGCGCTGCATTGCGCCAGGCGGGGCTGGCGCCGGGCGACATCAGTTATGTGGAGGCGCATGGTACCGGTACTAGACTGGGAGACCCGATAGAGGCGCGTGCGTTGGCGGCAGTGTTCGGTGAGGGGCACGATGTCGGTCATCCCTTGCAGGTCGGCGCCGTCAAGGCCAATCTCGGTCATCTCGAAGCCGCCGCCGGCATAGCTGGCCTGATCAAGGCGGCACTGGTGGTTGGACATGGCGAAGCACCGCCGCAGCCCGGCTTCGAGCAACTCAACCCCAAGATCGACTGGAACCACGAGGTGTTTCGTATTGCCCGCCAGCACACTCCCTTGGCAGGCAGGAGCGACGGTCCCTTGTGCGCGGGCGTCAGCAGCTTCGGTTTTAGCGGCACCAATGCGCATGCCATCGTGGCGGCGCCACCCATGCAGCCCGCGCCACCCATCGATGCAGGCATGCCGGATAATGAATTCGTATTGGCGCTCAGTGCTAAATCGCCACGGGCCTTGCAGCTGCATGTCGAAGACACAATCTCTTACTTACGTACACAACCGGCGACGGCACTGGCGGCGATCAGCCATACTTCGACGCAGCGGCGGGTACCGCTAGGGGAGCGCATCGCCGTAACCGGGCGCAGCGCCGATGGACTGGCACATGCCTTGCGATCGGGGATGGCCGCGCGCGATTCCGCGCGGCGTCGCAGCCGCATCGTCTTGTTTTTGTCGTGCCACGATGACCCTGGCTGCCTGGAAGGGTTGGCCGGACAGACACTCATGGCAGGATCCGGCACGCGCCCGCTGTCCAGTTGCGCCGAGGCGCATCGTGGCTTGCTGGCATTGCTTTCTTCATTCGGCGTGTTCCCCGGACAGGTCATCTTGCAGGGAATCGAGGCCGCGCATGTACGCGCCTGGCTGACAGGCGTGCCGGCACCCGCCGGGCTGCCCTATTTTACGGGTGACGAAGGGCTGGTCCTGGTCGACGCTGACGTTGGCCTGTCGCCCGATCCCGCCAAGGATCGATCCACTGATCCGATAACGGCCTGCCAGCAGGTGATGGTGGATGCGGTCGTGCTGGGACAATGCACGCCACCGCTCGCGCTGCCCCCATCGGCGGAACTACAGGTGCTTGGCAGCCCTGCACAACTGCGGCGCGCACTAGCGGTGCTTTTCACCTGCGGCGCAGACATCGCCTGGTCGGCATTGCAGCAGCAAGGGCAGGCCGTCGCGGTGGATTTCCCCCGCCGCCGCTTCGAGCGCAAGACGTTCAAGTCTCAGAGTATCGCTATGTTGCTTAACAGCAATGGTTGCCACGAGGAGCGCATTCATCCGCTGGTGCGCAGCAAGATCCTGCAGCCAGACGGTAAAGTGGCTTATGCGTTGGATCTAAGCGTGCCTTGGCTCGACTTCATCGATCAGCACAAAGTGCAGGGCCGTCGCCTGTTGCCAGGATCCCTATTGATTGACCTGATACGGCGCCTGGCTGGTGATGTGCTCGGTGGTATCGTGCCAACCCTGGCGGCGGTCGGCTTTCACCATCCGGTTGATATCGATCTTCCGCGGCGTGACTATCTGCTGGTGGTGCAACCGGGCAAGGAGGGCGTCGAGGCGGTGATGTGGAGCCGCGAGCTGGATACGCCCGAATTGTCATGGATCCGGCACGCTAGTGCAACTTGCCTGCCGGAAATAGATCGGGCGGCACCGGCCGATGTGGTCCCTGCCGACGGCTTGCGCAAGCTGGATCTGACGGTCCTGTATACCCGTCTGCAGGCCAGTGGCGTCGAGCTGGGCAAGGATTTTCGCTGCGTAAAAGAGCTGCGGATGGCGGACGATCAGCTGGAAGGCCAGCTTGCGCTGGACGAGGCGTCATCGTTCGATCCGTTGGCACGCATGGCCATCCTGCTCGACGGCTGCTTCCAATCTAGTGCGGTTGGCAGCGGGGCCGAAGGCATCTATCTGCTGGCCGCCATCGGCGAGGTGAGCCTGGCAGAGCGGCTGCCGTCTGCGCTCCGGGTGCGCCTGCTCCGCAAGGAAAGCGCGGACGGATATCGATTCGACATCGTCGTCGCCGATGTGATGGAGCGCCCCTTGGGAAGCCTCACAGACGTTTTCTTCAAGCGTTTGCCTGGCACGTCGCTGACGAATGGCCCGATCGCGCCGAGCTGCTTCTACGCGCAGCGATGGCAGTTGACGTCTTGGCCGCTGCCTCCAGTGCTGGTGAGGCGCCCCGACTTCGTGACGCTACCTGAACTGCTCGGGCGTTGCGAGCCGTCCGCGACTTGGGGCCAGCGTTACGGGCTGGCCGACTACAACGCCTACCGGCAACGGGTCGAGCAAGCCTGCGAGGCGGTCATCTCCGAAGTGCTGGGCGCGCTCGGGTGGCGCGCCGAGGATGCGTCGCCGCAAGTGGCGATGGAGCGCTGCGGAATTGTTCCCGCCCAGCGCAGGCTGTTCGAACATCTGAGTGGCACGCTGGCGCGTGTTGACCGTTCGGGTGACGCGGCGCCGGAGGCGCAGTTCGTCGCGCTGTTGGAGAATTATCCGCGTTACAGGTCCGAAACCCAATTTCTGCAGCGCTGCACAACGGCACTGGCCGAGGTCCTGACGGGCAAGCGCGATCCGCTTGATGTGCTGTTTGGTGGCGCGTCGATGACGGGCAGCGAGGCGGTCTACATCGAGTCACCGATTTCGTTGGCACTCAACGGACAGCTTGCCCAAGTTACCGCGACGCTCGGAAAAGACCGGCCCTTGCGCATCCTGGAAATCGGCGCGGGTACCGGCGGCACCTCGCGCTGCGTGCTCGATGCCTTGCGCGACACACGCGTGGAGACCTATTGCTATACCGACATATCGCCTTTGTTCCTGGAGCGGGCACGCGGGATGTTCGGCAAGCATGCTTTTATCGAATATCGCCTGCTGGACATCGAGCAGCCGGTCGCTGGGCAGCATGTCGATCCGGGGACTTTCGACATCGTCATTGCCGCCAACGTTCTACATGCCACGCGCCTGATCGGCCAGACTCTGCGCAATGTTCGCGACTTGCTGGCGCCCGGAGGCTACCTTCTGCTGCGTGAGTGTACACAAGCACAGCTGAGTGCGGATCTCAGTTTCGGTATGACCGAAGGCTGGTGGCGCTTCGAGGATTCCTTGTTGCGGCCGGATTATCCCGTCCTAAGGCACGATCAATGGGAGCAGCAGCTTAGCGCGCAGGGCTTCGATGCAGTGTGCAGCCTGCTGCCCGATGCGCTCAGCGCCGAGTCCTTGATCGTGGCACAAGCCGGCCGTAGTGCGCGCGCCGAGCGCTGGTTGGTCATCCACGACGGTCAGGGAAGGGAGTGTGTGGAGCTGCTCGAGCACCAAGGCATGGCTTGCATCGATCTATCCTGGCATGCTGCACTCGCGCCGGACAGCGTGCCCCTTGACGTGTCCTTCGATTACCTGGTGTGCTTCCCTGGTACAGCAGGCGCTGCTAATGCCGACCTCGTGCCGGCTGCGCAGGAGATCTATGAATCGATGATCGCATTTTGCCGCCAGTGGCTGGGCAGCGAGGCGACGCGCCAAGCCCGGATGTGGTGTGTGACCACGCACGCCGAGCGGGTGGACGACAGCGATCGGTTGGCTGGCTTGGCGCAGTCGGTCATGACCGGGGTGCTCAAATGCGCCGCACTCGAGTACCCGGGGCGCATCGGCGGTGCCGTGGACCTACAAGGCGAAGCGGGCGACATCGCCAGGGTGCTCGCGCACATCCGACAACCTGGGTCGCTGCGCTACCTCGCGGTGCGCGGCGGGCTGCCATATGTGCCCAAGTTGCTGCCGATGACGCGGTACCAGCAGACGCTTTCCCCAGCCGACGTCATGCCGGTCTCGCTGGCGGACGGTACGGTGCTGATCACCGGTGGCCTGGGCGGCATCGGCTATGCCCTGGCTCGGGCGCTGGCGCCGAGGGTGGACGCACTGATCTTGGTCGGACGGCGCATCGGCGGCGAAGCGCAGCAAGCGCGCCTGCAGGCATTGCGCGGACTGGGCGCGCGGGTGGAGGCGGTGCAGGCCGATGTTGCCGACCCCGTACAAGTGGCGGCCCTGTTCGCGCGCTTGCACGCCGGAAACCTGCCGATCGATCACTTAGTTCACGCGGCCGGCGTCGGTGGCGATCGCTTGCTGAGCGACAGCGAGCGCGGCGACCTGTGCGAGGTCGTCGACGCCAAGCTGGCCGCGACTTGGTACCTGCACATACAGGCGCCACGCGAGCTCAAATCTTTCTTGGTGCTCACCACGATGGTCGGTTTGTGGGGAGCCAAGCAGAAGGCGCACTACGTGTTGGCCAATCACTTCGCCGACCGGGTGGTACAGCTGCGGCGCGCGCAGGGGCTAGCGGCCTCGTTAGTGCAACTCGGGCCGGTCGATAGCGGCATGTTGGAGGCGGAGGGCAAGAATGCCGCATTGCGCGTGGGCGTACGCAGCTTTGACGTAAACCAGCTCGCCACGTTGCTGAGCGAGCCCTTGCCGCTGGCCGAGTCCGCGCTGCTCGACATCGACTGGGCACGCTTGAAAACGATCTACCGGTCCAGCTGGTTGGAGGGGTTTTTCGACCAGGTCGGTACCGGCGCTAGCGCCCGCCCGGTGCGTGACCAGCATGTTGCCACCGACTTTCTCGGCGAGTACGCCGCCTTGCCACCCGCGCAGCGCGAAGCCTTCCTCGAACGCCAGTTGTTCGAGCTACTGGGCGGGCTCCTCGGCATCGGCGGCGATATCGCCTCCTATTTGCACACCGGCTTTCACGATCTCGGGATGGATTCCTTGCTGACGATGTCGTTCGCCGAAAAGCTGTCCGCACACACAGGGCAGACCGTCTCCTCGGTTGACATCTTTGACAATGCCAACCTCGCTCGCTTGCGTGGATGGTTGGCGAGTCGCTTGCGGCAGGGGGGGGGCGAACCGGCTACCAATGAGAAGGCAGTGCCTGCGGCGCAGCCACCACAATGTAGCGGCGAGGTCAATCCAAAAGACATCGAGGCCGAATTGCGGGCCATGCAAGCATTATTGGAGGATATTTAA